In Agrococcus jenensis, the genomic window CCTGTCGAAGATCCACTCCGTCGCCTCGTTCTTCGTGTCGCGCCTCGACGCCGAGATCGACAAGCGGCTCGACGCGATCGGCACCGACGAGGCGTCCGCGCTCAAGGGCAAGGCGGGGCTCGCGAACGCCCGCCTCGCGTACCGCGCGTGGCAGGAGACCTTCGCGACCGAGCGCGCGCTGACGCTGCTCGAGGCCGGCGCCAACACGCAGCGGCCGCTCTGGGCGTCGACCGGCGTCAAGGACCCGTCGCTGCCCGACACGCTGTACGTCACCGAGCTCGTCGCCCCGCAGACGGTCAACACGATGCCCGAGAAGACGCTCGAGGCGCTCGCCGACCACGGCCGCGTCACGGGCGACACCGTCACCGGCACCGCCGACGAGTCGAACGCGGTGCTCGACGCGCTCGACGCGCTCGGCGTCTCGTACGTCGAGGTCGTCGAGCTGCTCGAGACCGAGGGGCTCGACAAGTTCGACGCCTCGTGGGCCGAGCTCGTCGAGACCGTGCAGGGCCACCTGGACCAGGCGGGAGCGGAGCGATGACCTTCACGATCACGGCGTCCGGCGCCGCTCACGAGGCGATCGAGCGGCTCGTGCCGCAGCTCGTCGCCGACGGCGTCGCCGGCCGCCTGGTCGCGGGCGACGCCACGCTCTGGGGCGAGGCCGCGGAGGCCGAGGCGTCGATCCGGCTCGGCTGGGTCGAGGCCGCCAGCGAGACCCGCGGGCTCGTCGACGAGATCGAGGCGCTGCGCAAGCAGCTGCGCCTCCGCGGCGTCGACCGCATCGCGCTCGCCGGCATGGGCGGATCGTCGCTCGCGCCGGAGGTCATCACCCGCACCGAGGGCGTGAACCTCACCGTGCTCGACTCGACCGAACCCGGGCAGGTGCGCCGCGCCCTGCGCGACGGCCTGCAGCGGACGGCGCTCGTCGTCTCGTCGAAGTCGGGCTCGACGCTCGAGACCGACAGCCAGCGCCGCGCGTTCGAGGCCGCCTACCGCGAGGCGGGCATCGACCCCGTCGAGCGCATCATCGTCGTCACCGACCCGGGCTCGCCGCTCGACGGCGACGCGCGGGCCGCCGGCTACCGGGTCTTCAACGCCGACCCCAACGTGGGCGGGCGCTACTCCGCGCTCACCGCCTTCGGCATCGTGCCCTCCGGGCTCGCGGGCGTCGACGTGCGCGAGCTGCTCGACGAGGCGATCGCCGCCCTGCCCGAGATCAGCGAGGACGCCGACGACAACCCGGGGCTCATGCTGGCCGCCGCGATCGCCGGCACCCGGCCGCTGCGCGACAAGCTCGGCATCGTCACCGACGGCACGCACATCGTCGGCCTCGGCGAGTGGGCCGAGCAGCTCATCGCCGAGTCCACCGGCAAGGACGGCGTCGGTGTGCTGCCGGTCGTGCTCGAGCGGGATGCCCCGGAGCTCGCGGCGGACGTCGCCGACCTCCAGGTCGTGCGGCTCGTCGGCTCCGCCCGCGAGGCCCGCGAGGTCGCGCACGGCGAGGTGGAGGTCGCCGGCACGCTCGGCGCGCAGCTGCTCGTCTGGGAGTTCGCGACCGCGGTGGCGGGCCGACTGCTCGGCATCAACCCGTTCGACCAGCCCGACGTCGAGTCCGCGAAGATCGCGGCACGCGGCCTGCTCGACGACCTCGCCCCCGCCGCGGAGCCCGTGGCCGTCGACGCGTGCATCGAGATCCGCGGCACGCAGGACGTCGCGCTCGACTCGCTCGAGGCATCCGTCGACGCGCTGCTCGCGCAGCTCGGCGACGGCGGGTACCTCGCGGTGCACGCCTACCTCGACCGCATCGGCCAGCCCCGCTTCGAGCGGCTGCGCGCGGCCTTCGCCGCCCGCACCGGTCGCCCGGTGACGTTCGGCTGGGGCCCGCGCTTCCTGCACTCGACCGGGCAGTACCACAAGGGCGGCACGCCGAACGGCGTCTTCCTGCAGCTGCTCGGTCAGCCGCACGAGGACCTCGAGATCCCCGGCCGGCCGTTCACCTTCGGGCAGCTCATCCAGGCGCAGGCCTCCGGCGACGCGAGCGTGCTCGCCGAGCACGGACGCCCCGTGCTGACGCTGACGCTCGACGAGCTCGACGAGGGCCTGGACCGGCTCCTCGCCCTCACCGGACGATGACCGACGTGACGACCGGGGCCGCCGTGGCGGCCCCGGTCGCTCCCGGCGCGAGCATCGCCGCGGGGCGCAACCCGCTGCGCGACGCCTCCGACCACCGCCTCACGCGCATCCCCGGGCCGAACGCCATGACGTTCTTCGGCGTCACCGGCGACCTGGCGCGGAAGAAGCTGCTGCCGGCCGTCTACGACCTGTCGAACCGCGGCCTCCTGCCGCCCGGCTTCGGGCTCGTCGGCTTCGGCCGCCGCGACTGGACGCACGAGCAGTTCGCCGAGGTCGTGCGCGAGGCCGTGCAGCAGCACGCCCGCACGCCCTTCCGCGAGGCCGCCTGGCGGCAGCTCGCCGAGGGCATCCGCTTCGTCGAGGGCGACTTCGACGACGACGACGCCTTCGACCGGCTGGCCGACGTGCTCGCCGAGCTCGACGAGACGCGCGGCACGATGGGCAACCACGCCTTCTACCTCTCGATCCCGCCGAACGCCTTCCCGCTCGTCACCCAGCAGCTGAAGCGCTCGGGGCTCGCCGAGTCCGAGGACGGCCGCTGGCGCCGCGTCGTGATCGAGAAGCCCTTCGGCCACGACCTCGCCTCCGCGCGCGAGCTCAACGCGGTCGTCGAGTCGGTGTTCCCCGCCGACAGCGTCTTCCGCATCGACCACTACCTCGGCAAGGAGACGGTCCAGAACATCCTCGCGCTGCGGTTCGCCAACGCGCTGTGGGAGCCGATCTGGAACGCCAACCACATCGACCACGTGCAGATCACGATGGCCGAGGACATCGGCGTCGGCGGCCGTGCCGGGTACTACGACGGCATCGGCGCCGCGCGCGACGTCATCCAGAACCACCTGCTGCAGCTCTTCGCGCTCACCGCGATGGAGGAGCCGGTCTCGTTCGACGCGCGCGACCTGCGCGTCGAGAAGGAGAAGGTGCTGCGCGCCGCGCGCGTGCCCCTCCCCCTCGGGTCGTCGACGGCCCGCGGGCAGTACGACGCCGGCTGGCACGGCGGCGCGCACGTCAAGGGCTTCCTCCAGGAGGAGGGCATGCGCCCCGACTCCGCGACCGAGACGTACGCGGCGATCAAGCTCGAGGTCGACACCCGCCGCTGGGCGGGGGTGCCCTTCTACCTGCGCGCCGGCAAGCGGCTCGGCCGCAGGGTGACGGAGATCGCGATCGTGTTCAAGCGCGCCTCGCAGTACCTCTTCGACGCCTCCGACATGCGCACGATGGGCGAGAACGCGCTCGTCATCCGCGTACAGCCCGACGAGGGCGTGTCGATGCGCTTCGGCTCGAAGGTGCCGGGCCCGGGGATGCACGTGCGCGACGTGACGATGGACTTCGGCTATGGCCACGCCTTCACCGAGGAGAGCCCGGAGGCCTACGAGCGCCTCATCCTCGACGTGCTGCTCGGCGACCCGCCGCTCTTCCCGCGCCACGAGGAGGTCGAGCTCTCCTGGAAGATCCTCGACCCGATCGAGGAGCACTGGGAGGCGGAGGGCGGCCCGATCGAGCAGTACCAGCCCGGCTCGTGGGGGCCGCAGAGCGCGAACGCGCTGCTCGGGCACGACGGCAGGCACTGGAGGCGACCGTGATCATCCGACTCTCCCGCACCACCACCGCAGAGGTGCAGCGGCGCATGCTCGAGATCCGCGACGAGGGCGGCGTCGTCGCCCTCGGCCGCGTGCTCACGCTCGTCGTGCACACGCAGATCGGCGCCGAGGAGGAGGCGATCCGCGCCGCGAACGCCGCCTCCCGCGAGCACCCGATGCGCGTCATCGTGGTCTCGCGCAACCCCGACCGGGTGAGCGCCAAGGAGGAGCCGCGCCTCGACGCGGAGCTGCGGGTCGGTGCCGACGCGGGTGCG contains:
- a CDS encoding glucose-6-phosphate isomerase; protein product: MTFTITASGAAHEAIERLVPQLVADGVAGRLVAGDATLWGEAAEAEASIRLGWVEAASETRGLVDEIEALRKQLRLRGVDRIALAGMGGSSLAPEVITRTEGVNLTVLDSTEPGQVRRALRDGLQRTALVVSSKSGSTLETDSQRRAFEAAYREAGIDPVERIIVVTDPGSPLDGDARAAGYRVFNADPNVGGRYSALTAFGIVPSGLAGVDVRELLDEAIAALPEISEDADDNPGLMLAAAIAGTRPLRDKLGIVTDGTHIVGLGEWAEQLIAESTGKDGVGVLPVVLERDAPELAADVADLQVVRLVGSAREAREVAHGEVEVAGTLGAQLLVWEFATAVAGRLLGINPFDQPDVESAKIAARGLLDDLAPAAEPVAVDACIEIRGTQDVALDSLEASVDALLAQLGDGGYLAVHAYLDRIGQPRFERLRAAFAARTGRPVTFGWGPRFLHSTGQYHKGGTPNGVFLQLLGQPHEDLEIPGRPFTFGQLIQAQASGDASVLAEHGRPVLTLTLDELDEGLDRLLALTGR
- the zwf gene encoding glucose-6-phosphate dehydrogenase; the protein is MAAGRNPLRDASDHRLTRIPGPNAMTFFGVTGDLARKKLLPAVYDLSNRGLLPPGFGLVGFGRRDWTHEQFAEVVREAVQQHARTPFREAAWRQLAEGIRFVEGDFDDDDAFDRLADVLAELDETRGTMGNHAFYLSIPPNAFPLVTQQLKRSGLAESEDGRWRRVVIEKPFGHDLASARELNAVVESVFPADSVFRIDHYLGKETVQNILALRFANALWEPIWNANHIDHVQITMAEDIGVGGRAGYYDGIGAARDVIQNHLLQLFALTAMEEPVSFDARDLRVEKEKVLRAARVPLPLGSSTARGQYDAGWHGGAHVKGFLQEEGMRPDSATETYAAIKLEVDTRRWAGVPFYLRAGKRLGRRVTEIAIVFKRASQYLFDASDMRTMGENALVIRVQPDEGVSMRFGSKVPGPGMHVRDVTMDFGYGHAFTEESPEAYERLILDVLLGDPPLFPRHEEVELSWKILDPIEEHWEAEGGPIEQYQPGSWGPQSANALLGHDGRHWRRP